DNA sequence from the Malus domestica chromosome 11, GDT2T_hap1 genome:
CTCCCCACCCcacccttttcttttctctctgttCTCCCTTGTCTGAGAGTGGATCCTTTTTTATGAATCCTTTAAccttgttcatttaacatgccatttttcttctttttgtaccTTCCCCTAGTTAAGTATTAATGACAGAACTAGCTTAACGTAAGAACCAAGCTATCCCTGAGTCCAAAATCCTCATCTACTACGGCTTTGCACTCCCACCAAGCAACCCATGGAATCTGAAGCTTGAagtttaaaatctaaaattctTACCATCCCTCCTTAATCTCAGAAGGTCCAAACATTAAGGTTACTTCCCAAAGAATAAATTTCACAATCTCCAAAAGTCTAAAGGGGGTGGCTGACTTTTAATTACGTTCACTTGTAGCCGTCGTAGTTAGATGAAACTGAAAATTGAACGAAATAAAATCCAATGAAGATCCTTGATCTTCCACGGAAAATGAAAATACCATCCAAACTACATAATTGGTACATGAATGATAAAACAGATATCTCAAAAGTTGCAATTCAGAAGTCTTCCTACCTTGCTGCACTCCAGATGCACCTGATGCCCGAAGATCCATGCATTTAGACCGGAAAGCCTCAGCCAAAATCTTGTTCATTAAAACTTTGTGGTGTATCGAATCCAATTCCTTCTTTTTAAGGAGAAATTCAGCCTCAACCTCCTGAGATCTAAGTTCATATTTTCGTTGAATTTCAGCAACAGCCTCCTCTATTTCCTTGTCGCAATCACCCTTCAGTCGTAGCTTCTGTTCAAGACAAAAATGACCTCAGCAGAAATTTTTGCTTTGAagaataaataaacaacaaTATATTAACTTCAAAACTGACCGCATCTTCATGAGACTTAAGCATATGATCTGTTTGTTTAttcaatctttccaattcatATTGAAGTGGGTCAGTGTATGAAGGCAGTGGTGCTTGAGATCCCCCCTGGGGTGCAGCATTTATAGGAAGACTATTAAATGCAGATGTAACAGGTGCAGCACTTGTGTCTGAAAATGACAGTTCAAATTCACTAGTAGAGGATGTGACAGGCCGCAAAACAGTTTGATTTGAAAGATCAGAAATGTTCTCAACAAAATGCATTGAAGCATGAGAAACTTGGTTAGAGGTACGGTATTCGCTAGGTCGAATTTCGACTCCACCAGCTGAAGATAACTCAGGAGCACTATTATCAGGTGTATTATAGGATGGCTGTTGCACTACAGTCTCAATGTCTGGCAATTCACGATTAGACAAATTGGATGCTACAGTCGGAGCAGATTCGGGTGCTGTATTTTCAACTTGTTGGCAAGTATTCGACTGTTTGCTGGCTTCTGCATCTTCTTGCTCTGCATCAGATGTTTCTATCAGAGTACCTTTGTCTTGGTATGCCTGGCCAGGTAAGCATTTGTCAGTATGTGAAGGCtaaatcactctctctctctctctctgattttATTGGAGAACAAATTTATTACTGAACAATGAATATGAATACCTCCTCCTAACATGAAAAAACCAagtcaaaacaaaatcatatAATGGTGGATCACTTACATGATGTTgtaaatataaaattttcatCGGAAAATTACAAATCTAAGCTTGTCATAATTCTCAAGATAAAACAAGGTGACTACCATATAGATTGACAAATTCCAATAAGCAAATACCTGATCTAGTGTCGCTGAACCACCAGGAACCAAGGCCACAGGATGCACTCCAGGTGAATTTACCAGGGGCATTTCCTGATCAGAGCTTCCATTGGTCATAGTATCAACTCCATTCTGCTGGTAAGCCCCTGGTGCACTACCAGACGCTATAAGATCCACTTCACTGGTTTCTTTTTCAGTAGGTTTTTCACAGATTTGTTCATCAGATGAAGGTGGAACCAGAGAAGCAAGATTCCCTTGCCCATCATCTGAACTGACAGTCTGCAGCACTGACAAATCAACCTCTTTAGTTGGCATGTGTACTGTCACTTCATGGATTTGTTCTTCAGAGGTAGGTGACACAGGCGGAACATTGTGGAGACCATGACTTGAACTGACAGGCTCATATTCTGTTGATTTTTCAGGGATTTCTTCTTCAGATGAAAGTGGATTCACAGAGACACAATATTCCAGTCTATCACTGGAACTGCTAGTCTCAAGCACTCCCGAATCGACCTCTTTATCTGGTATGGTTACCATCACTTTATGGATTCGTCCTTCAGATGGAGGTGGGTTCACAGAAACGTCATGCAAATCATGACTGGAACTGACAGTCTCATGTTCTGTCACTTTTTCAAGCATCTGTCCTCCAGCCAGTAGATCCACAGAGACAAGATTCCCTAGTGCATCATTCAAACTGACAGTCTCAAACACTTCTGATTCAACCTCTTTATCTGGCATGGTTCGCTTCGCTACGTGGTTTTCTTCCGGTGAAGGTTCCCTCACAGAAATGACGTTTTGCAAGCTATGACTCGAACAGGCAGTCTCAGGCAATCCCAATGGAGCCTCTTTGTCAGGCATGTTTAATGCAGCCCCATCAGAAGGCAGATTTGAGGGATGTGGTTGGCGTGGACTATCAGTTGAACAGACTGCTCTGGGTACATCCAGTCTGACCTCCCCATGATATATGGGTGATCTGTCTGCACTGGGTATCCGTTCTTGAAATGGAAGACTGGAGGTGACAACTTTCTGAAAGCCATCAGTAGAACTGGCAACTTCTGGAACATCCAGCTCCCCATTACCTGCAGCACCTCCATCAGTAATTTGCGCTTTGGCACAAGGATTCACCGATACCACACTCTCTTGAACATCACTTGAACTTTCAgctttgtttttagttttaccCATGAAATCAGTACATGAAGCTGCCACAGAAGTCATATCTAACGCACCAAGTGGCCTAGCAGGGGTCTCCTCAGTTCTAATGGGGACAGTATGTGCTACAGCTTCAGCAGGAACACTTTCTggagttggagatggtcttttAATTCCTCCTGTCCCACTATGCACAATACTGTCAAAGTCATGTACTCTAAAAGTGGCAAAATCTTCATGATCTTCACTACTTTGACAGTCACTAGTTCTTGAGCATTCCAACCAAGGCTTAAGTGTATTTGAGGGTGATCTATCCAACAATTCAGCACGAGCCCAGGCTTGTACTTCCTCTACCCATCGTTTCCCCATCTCCCTCAATTTAGTCCTTGCTTCCAACTGTGAGGCCTCAAGATGCTCAAGACGTAGGTCATGCTGGTTGttattttcttctattttcttttccaacaTCTTAAGCTTATCTGTCCTCATTGATGTACTATTCTGAAAACAAGATCGAATAACAATTGTCTCTGCTTTAAGCTCTCTTTCTAGACGCCCCTTTTCTTCCTCATAAGTTCTCAAAACTTCActattatctttgctttgcttcTCAATAAgttttttcatcttcttctggAGCGTTTTCTGAATTCCTTTAATACTTTTTGAGACATCTTCTTGTGCAAAATATTCTTGACTTGGTGGTAAGTCTTTAATGTCTGATTTGACATGCTGCAAGTTAGAAGTTATTGGCTGTGAAGCCTTTGCATCTGAATTCTTCAAAACATCTTTACTTGATAAATTAGAAAACTTTGGAGATTCCACAGCCTTAAAAGCCCCTATACTGTGTAAAAATGTTCTTTTCAGACACCACAACATCGAATAAACATACTCTGCCTCCTCCTTTTTGCAATTGAAGTTAAGATGCTGCTTTGCAAGTGCAAGAGATTCTTTGTGGTCAACTTTTTGCCTCAGAAATGAAGCTGCAAGCCAACACTGGAATATAGATATCAGAAAGTCGGTTAAAAAATGTTAACATGCACATGTAACCAAGCACTGATGCACACATAAAAGTAAGGATGTTCCCCAACCTAGCATCACACAGAGAAATAAAGAGAGGTAGTACTCATATGTGGTCGAAGTTACAGTCATAGTTACAGCTACAGACATTGTGAAGGAAATGCTTGAGAACTGTGGAGTACTGAGTTTAATTGGAAAATCACAAGAAAATACCATGTAGATTtcaagtttagttttatgtaaCTAAGCTCAATACTTCACAATTCTCCAACACCCCTGTTCTCTTTTGAGATTTCCAAACTTCCCCAAATTAACTTAAGAATTGTGGAGTATTAAGCttagttgaaaaataaaaaaagaatacaaGATATATGGATTTAAAACACAATTATTTCTTTCAAAAATTAAGCTGTTAGTAACGATAGCATTTTTCTTGACTCAAGAAATTCTTAATATCACCTAATGGGACGAAAACATGAACCAGACAGTTTTGACAATTTAGTGATATTCAAACTCCATTGTCTTCATAGAAGTATATCCATCCTTGCTTAGTTTACTTTTTACAAGAAACTTAACCTTTCAACCCATAATAATAGTGACATTTCATGGTGGTCTGCAAATCAAGTGCACTGCAGAAGCATCACCATCACTCGAACATGATTAGCGTAGAATTTGATCAGGTCAAGCTAGGCAGAGTGCAGCACCATCATACAATGCataatttatatgtaaaactgaACCGAGGATTTATAAAAGTTATCTTATGTCTAGgcaaaggaaaacaaaatttaTTCTTTCAACAAGCAAGACATGAGGTACCTTCTTGCTATCATTTGTAAGAGGTGTTTGTAAGCCTAAATCAATGATTCACTATAACATATTCAGTGACAACATATGAACATTTCAGGGTAAAAGGAAAAGCATGAATACCAAGTCAATACTTAAAAAATCATTCACAACCAGTAAGATATATGATTATTGAAGGAAAGTAATATTAAAGAACTTTGCAATTCAACATACCAACAACAAATAAGAGAAGGTTAGGCTATATAAGTGCATGAAAGAGCAAGACAATTCTAACCAGAGATATCTGAAATGCCTGCAAAATTGTCGCTGGTTCTCTATTAACATGGTGATTACTCATTACATATTCCAGAAATAGTTCGGCCATAACCTTGACAGCATCCTGCAGTGAGTAACCAAGATATCATTAAACGAGAGAACCATGTTTTCCTGGGGTGTATTAATGGAAATACCAGTTAATAACAGCAGCACATATGAACACAAACATGAAGGCAAAAGGTTGTAGACAAAAATCAAATCCATACTGAGACTTGTAAGATTCCACATAGTCTTAATATATCTGGCTTCAGAAGTTCATGGAGACTTTTCTGGGCATCACACAATTTTCTTCTCTCCTCAGACTCGAGCATGTTACGTTCCGGATTATTCACATTATCTGAAGTGGAATCACGAATTGCATCAGTTACTTTATTTGCACAGGCAGTTGACCGGTGAAAAGAATGAAGCAAATTATCTGCCGCAGCCCCAGAAATTCCTGCAAAAGATGTTTTAAGAAACTAGAAATGGGATCCAACAATTCTACAGGACCATGACATTACATCATAATTCTTGGAAAAATGCCGTGACAAAATGAAACAATTCACAATATCAGTCATTTACCTTCCTTGCATCCAGGAACTGATTTCACCTCTGATCCAGGCTTCGGAGAGGGTGCATCATCATTACCATTTACCACCTTCCCGCGTTTTTTTACAATTTCTGGTTTCTTCAGTAACTCATCAAAAGGTTGTACTCGTTTCCGATTCCTCTGAGACAAACCAGAACAATATTTCCACTGAGGATGCTTTGCTTCCAACAGTTTTGTCCAAAAACTAAGAGGCTGTCCTTCACCAGTATATTCATTTTTCATCTCACTAAGCAACGGAACCTCCAAACTGTATGCTCCTCCAGTTTGTTGAACTCTTAAAATCTTAGAGTAATTACATGAGCCACTGTTCTCGCCATCCTGAGGAAGTATGGAGAAGAACTCCTGGACAACATCTTTCAGAAGTGATTCTTCAGACAAGATATTTCTAGTAGGTGCTGGGGTGTTGCAGCCATGGAACTCATCTAGTTTATCAAGTTGATAAGGTGCCCCCCATAGAAGCATACTACTGCTCACATTCTGTATGTCACTATCAAGAATCTTCCCTTGTTTTGCACAAACTAGAACTTTCTCCTCCACCGTACAAGTTGAATATAAGCGAAATACTTTTATACGTTCAAACTGGGAATCAAGTGATATCTTTTGCAGGGCTTTTATATCATTATGTGGAATCCAGTCACTACCAAATATGATGACAATATCAACTGATGACAGTTTGATGTTGGGGAGACAGGCACGAGCCTCCAGTAAGAACACAAATCTACCAAACTCCTTATTGTTGAACATGTTCATAGCAGCATCTTTCTTAGAACGAAGGACACCACATTCGACGCGCTCATAGGAATTTTCACCATATCTTAGACGCAGAAAATCATCCAAAATATCTCCCAGAGAAAAAGCTTTTCCTGAACCACCAATTGACTGGTAAAATAAGGGACAAAACCAaaaaggaagatgagaagaaaGAATAATAAACCAAAGAGAAGGATAAAACTAGATCCCTGTCTACAAATAAAACTCCTCAAGGAAAGAGAGACAAAGTTATACAAACTTTATATGATTTAAAGTGCCCTCAAAATACATCAAGTATCTCAGAAAGTTTTACTGTGTTAGTATTTGCACACTAACGAATCACAAGAGTTTAATGACAGCAGAACAAAGGACCTACTATAACACtcttaacaaaagaaaaagaaaaagatatctTGTCCATATACCTGTTGTCTATCATTGATTTTTCTGGCCCTTGGATAAATTAAGGAAACTCAGTAAATTCATACTTTATGGATTGCTTGATATTGTAGGGCTGGTCAGGTTCACATCCTTATTCATCTTTAATACTTTATTTGGACAGAAAAAGTGCATCTAGAGGCACATGGAAGAGAGAACACATATAATTAAATCTAAATGTGGAAGCCAGAGCCAGTTGCCAGCTAGAGATCGACTACTTATTCTTGTATGGTGGTTTTGAGCTTGTCGCTCAAGCTGTGTGAGGAGGGAAATGTTGTTTGCTAGCTGATTTTTTGGGTGGTTTGTTAAGCGAAGTAAAAATAATTACTGAATACTACAGAGAAGTACAAATTGTTGCTAGCTGATTTTTTGGGTGGTTTCTTAAGCgaagtaaaaataattattgaaCACTACAGAGCAGTACGAACTGTTGTTGGGGGTGGGTAAAGTTGAGCCTCTGTTTGGCCATAAGTTAGTCAACGTTCAGGATGTTTTGTTTTGGGCGATCTTTTCTGATTGGAGTGCTGCAGTGGTTTCAAGGGAATAAATATTGTTTCTtacattgatatatatatatatatatatatatatatatcaatgttttaaaagggggtaaggctagccgacattcacctctcccagaccctgcgtaaagcgggagccttgtgcactgggtacgacctttttatatatatatcaatgttttaaaaggtgaAGGCAAAGCCAAGGTGTTTCATGGATTGCCTCACCTAGGCGACAGCCTCGCGGtacctaaaattattataatactcatatattacatataatactttgtaaaacaatCAAGCAATCATGCCAAGCAATCAAATATTtgactattattattatttctctaATTTGCATCATAAAGTCATAAGAAACTATTAGAAACTAAGTTAGAAACATAAAATGCGCATGAATTTTATAAAAACCCAGCCGAAAATTATGTCATTTTGGGTTTGggctgtttaaaaaaaatttctaaccCCCAAGTCACCTGAGGTGTTTAGGCTAGTCTATAGCCCACTCCTGCTGGGCAGAGGCTTTTTCTTTATAGCCCCACCCCAAAAACCGCCTAGGCGAATCTTAACAACTAGTTTTTTAAaacacagatatatatatataatttagtgTGTGCGTCTGTTTATATATATCATGTGATTTTTTTATAAGACCAAATAACAGAAaaattgggagcagcctctccataaatgggggtaaggctagccgacattcacctctcccagaccatgcgtaaagcgggagccttgtgcactgggtacgacgaccAAATAACAGAAAAAGAGATCTCTATAAATTCCAAACCTACAGATGCCCACAAAGAGTCCCAAAAGCGCACCTTTCCCATAAGAACACCACCTCCACACCCACAACATTCTCAAAAATCTTCTTATTCTTTGCCACCGACAAACTTGTTGCTTTTCAGATAATAATGCATTACAAGACATCGAAATGGACAACATAAACCTGCTTCCTCAATTAACCGAGCCAACAAAGAAAAATCCGCTGGAAAGTGCAACAACAAAtgatccaaccaaaatgcatcatatactcaaaaactcaaaaatagGAAGCTAAGCCACATGATCCAATCAACAAATTATCTCATTCCACATGTTTAAAGGATGGGAACAACCTCCCAAAGAAGTCAAGACCAAAACTACCacattcaatatatatatatacataacaaATAATACTAAGATTCTAAGAACAACAGTTCTAATAAGGATTAACTACGACAAATCGCATACCTGGAACAGGATAAGTACTCTTAAATTTCGATTCTTTATCTCCTTAAGCATCATGTCAAGAAGCTGAAGCTTGCCACTTGCTTTGATCCCTACATCCAAATACTCAACTGCTTGAAGGTCTTTAGTAAGCAAGGCTTGTAAGGGTGGGTGCACAATGTAGGGGTGATCACAGCACTGTCAACAGAGGCCATACAAGCGACTTAATTAGAAACTAGTAGGGTGGTGGAGGATGGAGAAGAAAATATGCAAACCATAGGAAAGTCACTTGCTTTGAATACCCATTGCACAAAGCACAAGGAAAGtcaaatttcaaacaaattcaaataatatcttcctttgttttaagttatcaagcacaaattaaaaataaaaaacaacaataATTATAGGAAAACAAAATCCAACGAACTTAATAGAAGAGAAGGTTGAAACTAATAAATGAAAACATGTCATTACAGATCTTTTCTAATTCCAATGTGTATTATGTTATATGTATACCATATACAAACAACTTGAATTATAAATCACTAAATTAAATGAaactaaaattactaaatttCCATAAGATAACTATATTAGTAGTGTTAACTTTTTAAAGGTGCAAAAACCACATATTTTATATTACCTAAACAGAATCAACATAATGAAGGGATAActcaataatataatataatataatataatataatatatatatatatatatatacacacatacatatatatatgtatgtatgtacaaCAAGGACCATATCCGCGCCAACATAGTAAAAGgttgtacccagtgcacaaggctcccgctttacgcagggtctgggagaggtgaatgtcggctagccttacccccatttatggagaggctgctcccaagtctcgaacccgagacctaccgctcatgggcgaaggcacttgccatcgcaccaagtgcgacctcatAGTAAAGATAGAAAAATCAAAATGAGATGATGGGATGGTATtatcaaaccaaataaaaagTATGACAATCTATGACAACATGGAATTCAAAAGTTACAGTAGATGATGAAAAGACACAGAAGTAATGCTTTGATTAACCATCATACTAGAGAAAAGTGCAACCAGCTAACCTTCCGAGCAGCTAGAGTTGCATCATAGAGTGCTTTTTTTGATAAAGTTATATCTGCTCCAACACGATCGTTCTTTGCCAATGAGAGAACTAATGTGGAGTTTGACAGTAAATTTTCACAGTACTGCTCTAGCTGGACAGTTGATATCTGTACAGGAACCCAATACTCCCTAAACCTGGGAGAGTCAGGTTCGCATCCATTAGAAATATACCTTGAAAGCCTGTCCTTTAATTTAACAATAATATCACTGCAACTGCTTAGGAAGTGATCACCAGTTTGTGAATTGCTTTCAGAATCAAGGAGACACAACAAACAGAGGTACTCAGCCCTGCTCTTCTGCAATATTTAGCCTTGCATAAGCCAGCCAGTAGAAAGCAATCTCCACCaccacccaaaaaataaaaagaaatatactAACATAGAGCACGATAAAATACAAACCTTAAGTACTCCACTGACCAGGAGAAGCCACTTACGGGTACGTAGCATCTTCATCTGCACCAACTGTGTAGAGATAGTAGGGTGGTGGCACGCATCAATTATGATAGTTTCCCATCGTATGTGTTCGAATATATTTTTATCCTGCAGAATAAAAAGACAGTTTAACAACTAAGTCACTATTGTCTAAGGGATCCTACAATCAGCGAAAAAGATACCTCAATAATAGCCTCTGGTGAGGTAACAAGTACTTGAAAAATGCCACCAGCCTCATCAAACTCTATTGACCTAATACTTCTACGTAAATCTTTATTTCCACTGTAAACCACAACATTCATAGATGGTGCCAAACGGGAGAACTCATCCTCCCAATAACAAAGTGTAGAAGGAGTTGAGATGATCAGAAAAGGTTGATAGGCATCAGACTGCAAATATCGAATAAATGCAATAACCTTCGCAATTCGTTCCTGCAAAAACACAATTTTTTATAAGTTCACTACTTCACATAAAACATTACTAGGTATGGATTTAGTCTAAAAACTAGACGTTTTCTCTTTAGTTCCCATTAAGCACCATCTTGCTGCTAATATACGAGTGTAAAGAAGATAGTAAATTGTTCTAAAGTCCCTAATCAAACCCTTTTCAgttaaaagaacaaaacatATTTCAGAGTAGGAAAATTAAAATGTAAACCAGTTTACCGTAATCATATGTCAGAAAATTATGTGAAAATCCTTCTCTTTCTATACCCAACCCTTTCCTATAATTTGGAAGGTTTAGAGTACCTCCTAATGTAAAAATACTTGAACAGTTGTTCACGGTAGCTGATACAAGTGACTTGATTCAGAGGAGAACTGAAGTGTCTTCTTTTCCCATGGTGTAATGGAGGGAGTGAATGTGCTGATCATCTATTCCTCCAATGACCAATTGCATAGTTCTTGTTGGTGAGAAACACAAGGCTTTTGGTGGGGGGAAGAAGGCAAAAGCTTTAGGAAGTTGAAGTGTGCTAACAGTGCCGTGGTGATTTGTatggaaagaaacaaaaatgagTTTTGAAAACTATAGTAGGGAGGTGGTTGAGATTTTATGTACCAGAGTGGTTTCACCTGACTTTTGGAATGTCCCCTTATCCTTAATTTTAGCATATTGGAAAGCCGTTTTAATTATTTAGAGATGTAAACTACCCCATGCTAGCTCGAGCATGACACCAACCCAACACAAATAAAACAGGCTCGACACaattgttaaagagtcttagAGAGTTATTAAACACATTTTTCTCTTTGATCAATAATATTGTTCTATTTTCATTTATGATTTGATGAAGTGGACATCTTtctgttgtacttttatgcgcaaGAGGAAGCAAATTCTAacaaaagtaccaaatatcAACGTCATAGGTGAAAGCGAAGAAGTAAACAATCTCAAAATAAGAACACAAGGGATTAACGTGGTTCGGCGTACAGCCTACATCCACGGCAAAGCACGGCGAGGAATTCACTAAACaaacaaagattacaaaagtgtttaaactctcacaacccaaatcccacaaattataaATCCCACAAATTGTTTAAGGAGATTAGAGTTAGTTGGGTCATTCCAAAGGGTTGTTTCGAGCTTCTAAGCACCAATTTTGAGGCTCTAGGAATTGGGAGGAAAGCTAAAGCTTTGAGGGGTTGTCTGGTGTCGGCAGTTTTTTGGAACATTTGGTAGGAGCGTAACAAAAGAATTTTTGAGGATTATACTGGTGTGGGGGTAGCAGATCTATGGGCAAGAGTAAGATATTGGGCAGCCCTCTGGGCTTCAGTTTCGAATGATTTTAATAATTACTCTCCTTCTCACATACTGTGGGATATGTTAGCAGCCGTAAAGTGATTTTGGTTCTtaaactcacaaattgactctcaccaaattgcAAAACAAATGAGCCTTGAATTTGCCACACACTCATGACTCCAAACAGTGACCTCCACCCAAAACCCAATGAGAGAAAACTCTCCAAACTAATGTTGAGGCACACCAAATAAACTAACTCTAAGGTCCcatttatagtgcataggacttGGGTTACAATGAGAatcctaatcctaattggaagtaaatccaaatcgtaatcaaataggtaattaacaaaatctctccaccaaacAAGTAAGCCAACCAAGAGgtcaaatccaaacccaaataggcCACCCAAACGAAATAGGTAACGCAAGCCTAATTTctgcatcatcctaattttgagaCGTAAATCACAACACTTTCCACCACCGTGGAACTCTATTTTGCTTAACAataaaatttgtttctcaagaaaGCAAACAAGTAGAACAGATCAACTGtatgtgaatatatatatatatgaacatcGAATCATAAACCCCACGTCAAGATAATGttaatggtgaaccaaaatgtTATCTAAACAGCTGTCTAAAGTAAACTAAGCTTACCTTAtcatcaacaacaacagcaTTCTCACCCTTGTGCCACAGCTCGCGTAGCTTGTTAATGTTCTCTAGACATGAATTATCAAATCTGGATGAATCTCCAGCAAGCAGTTCTGATAAATTCACTGTTAAAGACTTTTTGCTTTCAAGTATCTGCAGATAATGCTAGCATTAGCAACAGAAGAATCGTATAGTCATAAGCATACTCATATGAACAAAATGCAGACTCAAAAAGTTCCCTTCAAGGATAATCAATTTTATAAAAGACAAAAGTACTCTATATACTCAAAATCTTAAATGACAGTGAACAAgcagaaaacacatgaaatcaAGACAGCCCACCCTTGGAACTTTGAAAAAACATAGCATCCTTTAAAGCGCACACAGAGAGTTCAAATCGTTATCCATTATAATCAATCACAGAGAAGCCTTTTGTactcaaagaaaaatgatatagaAGCCCTCCACCAATCATAGAAGGAAACGAAATATCTTACACTTCAAATTTTGGAGATTCCATTATCGGTTTCAACCATGCTTAAGACTAGACAACCAGTAAGTTCCTTCTCACTTCCCACTTACaaattaattcaaaacaaaTAAGATAGATTTAGATCTCAATGGTAAACAAGTAAAACGTGGAGGAAACTGACACCTTCAACATACTAATCCAAACAGAAATGCATTTAAATCTAGAACTAGGttt
Encoded proteins:
- the LOC103413039 gene encoding helicase protein MOM1-like isoform X1 gives rise to the protein MAHDTRSSRKMKDDEDSKSKGRQISSKGSSTSGSGASDTSGLRRSARETSLKKNITLSPSITRKSERLGKKISERLGKKISETPPFKRKSERFEKKLTPTPLRISDRVKNHSSNSSGSKKSEKSSGSSLMKRKREQKEKNVKELTEATREVSKSVGSGRVKNKIRNAQAYKAFFMKQRKKLRAQGHSKEQSRHNKVSEGGGNDCGGMVDGLGKGVEAVESDSTVNKFPNETVEDNQGGDLSHSSRRPSCMEEASEFGNGDGLEICGQQPLASSYNATTKEVSDAPARVHVYCLGEEHLKMPELIGPTVNGSVDDLHMSLKTGHCVTLSKRKRNMEDEGSDSSAVNGSKDVCTLIADAVSSLPSRSTMDAPVGTCGACLKRQRVENDPTKLEIYSCSTKLNQELCSTSATEVHPYRGELIADSATDVPEKLNGMQQKDFSVEFQTNGDQNTCLICSLGGKLLCCNGRGCRTSYHLSCLDSPMDDVPLGLWYCPMCVRKKLVSGIYSVSEGIESIWDAREVEVSDVDGLQKREEFFVKYKGLAHIHNQWVPRSRVLLEAPTLVAMFNRNNQVTRWRKEWTVPHRLLQRRSLMSPKQRENYLGEQIGDNLFCQYEWLVKWHGLDYDDATWELENAASFDSPEGQGLIRDYERRRQRVKKSSEMDKILESKKSLTVNLSELLAGDSSRFDNSCLENINKLRELWHKGENAVVVDDKERIAKVIAFIRYLQSDAYQPFLIISTPSTLCYWEDEFSRLAPSMNVVVYSGNKDLRRSIRSIEFDEAGGIFQVLVTSPEAIIEDKNIFEHIRWETIIIDACHHPTISTQLVQMKMLRTRKWLLLVSGVLKKSRAEYLCLLCLLDSESNSQTGDHFLSSCSDIIVKLKDRLSRYISNGCEPDSPRFREYWVPVQISTVQLEQYCENLLSNSTLVLSLAKNDRVGADITLSKKALYDATLAARKCCDHPYIVHPPLQALLTKDLQAVEYLDVGIKASGKLQLLDMMLKEIKNRNLRVLILFQSIGGSGKAFSLGDILDDFLRLRYGENSYERVECGVLRSKKDAAMNMFNNKEFGRFVFLLEARACLPNIKLSSVDIVIIFGSDWIPHNDIKALQKISLDSQFERIKVFRLYSTCTVEEKVLVCAKQGKILDSDIQNVSSSMLLWGAPYQLDKLDEFHGCNTPAPTRNILSEESLLKDVVQEFFSILPQDGENSGSCNYSKILRVQQTGGAYSLEVPLLSEMKNEYTGEGQPLSFWTKLLEAKHPQWKYCSGLSQRNRKRVQPFDELLKKPEIVKKRGKVVNGNDDAPSPKPGSEVKSVPGCKEGISGAAADNLLHSFHRSTACANKVTDAIRDSTSDNVNNPERNMLESEERRKLCDAQKSLHELLKPDILRLCGILQVSDAVKVMAELFLEYVMSNHHVNREPATILQAFQISLCWLAASFLRQKVDHKESLALAKQHLNFNCKKEEAEYVYSMLWCLKRTFLHSIGAFKAVESPKFSNLSSKDVLKNSDAKASQPITSNLQHVKSDIKDLPPSQEYFAQEDVSKSIKGIQKTLQKKMKKLIEKQSKDNSEVLRTYEEEKGRLERELKAETIVIRSCFQNSTSMRTDKLKMLEKKIEENNNQHDLRLEHLEASQLEARTKLREMGKRWVEEVQAWARAELLDRSPSNTLKPWLECSRTSDCQSSEDHEDFATFRVHDFDSIVHSGTGGIKRPSPTPESVPAEAVAHTVPIRTEETPARPLGALDMTSVAASCTDFMGKTKNKAESSSDVQESVVSVNPCAKAQITDGGAAGNGELDVPEVASSTDGFQKVVTSSLPFQERIPSADRSPIYHGEVRLDVPRAVCSTDSPRQPHPSNLPSDGAALNMPDKEAPLGLPETACSSHSLQNVISVREPSPEENHVAKRTMPDKEVESEVFETVSLNDALGNLVSVDLLAGGQMLEKVTEHETVSSSHDLHDVSVNPPPSEGRIHKVMVTIPDKEVDSGVLETSSSSDRLEYCVSVNPLSSEEEIPEKSTEYEPVSSSHGLHNVPPVSPTSEEQIHEVTVHMPTKEVDLSVLQTVSSDDGQGNLASLVPPSSDEQICEKPTEKETSEVDLIASGSAPGAYQQNGVDTMTNGSSDQEMPLVNSPGVHPVALVPGGSATLDQAYQDKGTLIETSDAEQEDAEASKQSNTCQQVENTAPESAPTVASNLSNRELPDIETVVQQPSYNTPDNSAPELSSAGGVEIRPSEYRTSNQVSHASMHFVENISDLSNQTVLRPVTSSTSEFELSFSDTSAAPVTSAFNSLPINAAPQGGSQAPLPSYTDPLQYELERLNKQTDHMLKSHEDAKLRLKGDCDKEIEEAVAEIQRKYELRSQEVEAEFLLKKKELDSIHHKVLMNKILAEAFRSKCMDLRASGASGVQQDGNSSFTQQLVQLSMHDTQRNSPVAGSSLASTPAANLQTSTAPLPSPPAPAPATNPLYIAPPQQTVPLSTSPIPSIPARLPHISSISSTGNSQGGGTIRAPAPHLQPFRPSTSMSNQQSHSNSPATPPSLPHIPRSPAPGQPSVPHNRAHQPKNPGDLSALRSLSALGLLMNMNSRSGASPPGSSPSLPNLVPNRDLSNLSNPPVTGSARVNPVNTGGPTDIVCLSDDD